Proteins found in one uncultured Desulfuromonas sp. genomic segment:
- a CDS encoding NAD-dependent epimerase/dehydratase family protein: MLQLSEKQIFITGIAGFLGSHIAQRCLAEGYSVVGCDNLTGGYLDNIPDGAEFHQIDCNDFASLAPLLKDVDVVYHCAATAYEGLSVFSPHLVTRNVVTATTGVVSAAAAGGVGRFVLCSSMARYGTNQVPFTEEMIPAPQDPYGIAKWSAERLLANIAETHGMEWVVAVPHNIIGPRQRYDDPYRNVAAIFINLMLQGRQPYIYGGGQQKRCFSYVSDVVDPLLRMATDDRCVAEVINIGPDDEFVTINELATMIARLLDFDLQPNRIDGRPQEVLFANCCADKARRLLDYQPKVKLEEGLAVMIDWIKSRGPRPFLHNVELEIDGPLAPKTWSKKIL; encoded by the coding sequence GTGCTTCAATTGAGCGAAAAACAAATTTTCATTACCGGCATCGCGGGTTTTTTAGGGAGTCATATTGCACAACGCTGTCTGGCCGAAGGCTACAGCGTTGTCGGATGTGACAACCTGACCGGTGGTTACCTCGACAATATCCCCGATGGCGCCGAGTTTCATCAAATCGACTGCAATGATTTTGCCTCGCTGGCCCCTCTGCTCAAAGATGTCGATGTTGTCTACCATTGCGCCGCTACCGCCTATGAAGGCCTTTCCGTCTTCAGCCCCCATCTGGTCACCCGCAATGTCGTCACTGCGACCACGGGCGTTGTTTCCGCGGCAGCGGCCGGGGGCGTGGGGCGCTTCGTGCTCTGTTCGTCCATGGCCCGGTACGGCACCAATCAGGTTCCGTTTACCGAGGAGATGATCCCGGCCCCTCAGGATCCTTACGGCATCGCCAAATGGAGCGCGGAACGGTTGCTGGCCAATATTGCCGAAACCCACGGGATGGAATGGGTGGTCGCGGTTCCGCACAATATTATCGGGCCTCGGCAGCGCTACGACGATCCTTATCGCAACGTGGCGGCCATTTTCATCAATCTGATGTTGCAAGGGCGGCAACCCTATATCTACGGCGGCGGCCAGCAAAAGCGTTGTTTCAGTTATGTCTCCGATGTGGTCGACCCGCTGCTGCGGATGGCCACAGACGACCGCTGTGTCGCAGAGGTGATCAATATCGGCCCCGACGATGAGTTTGTCACCATCAACGAACTTGCAACGATGATCGCCCGGCTGCTCGATTTTGACCTGCAGCCGAACCGGATCGATGGCCGCCCTCAGGAGGTTTTGTTTGCCAACTGCTGCGCCGACAAAGCCCGACGACTGCTCGATTACCAGCCCAAGGTGAAACTCGAAGAGGGCTTGGCCGTGATGATCGACTGGATCAAATCCCGCGGACCACGCCCATTTTTACATAATGTCGAGCTGGAAATAGACGGACCGCTCGCGCCGAAAACCTGGTCGAAGAAGATATTGTGA